A region of Piscinibacter gummiphilus DNA encodes the following proteins:
- a CDS encoding OmpA family protein, producing MNKSTPILRTSVLALSAAALFLAGCENMSEREKSTAGGAGIGAVGGAVISAATGGNAGTGAAIGGAVGAIAGNLWGKKQEDRKKQMEQATAGTGVDVTRTSDNQLKINVPNDVSFDINSAAIKPQLRGVLDSFASSLQGDPKAEVTIIGHTDSTGNAAINNPLSLERAQSVRDYLSGRGVAPSRVQTAGRGDREPVASNTTEAGRAQNRRVEIFVREPA from the coding sequence ATGAACAAGAGCACCCCCATCCTCCGTACCTCCGTCCTGGCACTGAGTGCCGCCGCCCTCTTCCTCGCCGGTTGTGAAAACATGAGCGAACGCGAGAAGAGCACCGCCGGCGGCGCCGGCATCGGTGCCGTGGGCGGCGCCGTGATCAGCGCGGCCACGGGCGGCAACGCCGGCACCGGTGCCGCGATCGGCGGCGCCGTGGGCGCCATCGCCGGCAACCTGTGGGGCAAGAAGCAGGAAGACCGCAAGAAGCAGATGGAGCAGGCCACGGCCGGCACCGGCGTCGACGTGACCCGCACGTCGGACAACCAGCTGAAGATCAACGTGCCGAACGACGTGTCGTTCGACATCAACAGCGCGGCCATCAAGCCGCAGCTGCGCGGCGTGCTCGACAGCTTCGCCAGCAGCCTGCAGGGTGACCCCAAGGCCGAGGTCACGATCATCGGCCACACCGACAGCACCGGCAACGCGGCCATCAACAACCCGCTGTCGCTCGAACGCGCCCAGAGCGTGCGCGACTACCTGAGCGGCCGCGGCGTGGCCCCGTCGCGCGTGCAGACCGCCGGCCGTGGCGACCGCGAACCCGTCGCCAGCAACACCACGGAAGCCGGCCGCGCGCAGAACCGCCGCGTCGAGATCTTCGTGCGCGAGCCCGCCTGA